The following are from one region of the Hydrogenophaga sp. BPS33 genome:
- a CDS encoding acyl-CoA dehydrogenase family protein — MNLEYSADELAFRDEVRAFLDAHLTEDMRAGQRTTTTVITEPEVNLPWHRILFRQGWVAPAWPREYGGTGWTPTQRYIFENESAIAGAPVLSPSGLKMVGPVLMGFGSEEQKRFYLPRILSGEDTWCQGYSEPGAGSDLASLKTRAVRSGDHYIVNGTKIWTTLAHKANRMFALVRTDDAGRKQEGISFLLIDMDTPGITVRPIQTIGGDHEVNQVFFDDVRVPQSHRVGAEGEGWRTGKYLLEFERGGGPAASKILYALRQIVREAREAHGGEALQDPAIAAAITEASIDIEALNMTELRLMTALQAGQNPGPMSSLLKLRVSQLHQQVARIGVMVLGDDALPWEAQRPLHPLDHEPATNLAVVPLVSRYLNTRAYTIFGGSAEIQHEIIARAVCGA, encoded by the coding sequence ATGAACCTCGAATATTCTGCTGACGAGTTGGCCTTCCGGGACGAGGTGCGCGCATTTCTGGACGCCCACCTCACCGAGGACATGCGGGCCGGTCAACGCACCACGACGACCGTGATCACCGAGCCCGAGGTGAACCTGCCTTGGCACCGCATCCTGTTTCGCCAGGGATGGGTGGCACCTGCGTGGCCGAGGGAATATGGCGGCACGGGCTGGACGCCCACCCAACGCTACATCTTCGAGAACGAAAGTGCCATTGCCGGCGCGCCCGTGCTCTCACCCTCAGGGCTGAAGATGGTGGGGCCCGTGCTGATGGGCTTCGGATCCGAGGAACAGAAGCGCTTCTACCTGCCCCGCATCCTGTCTGGCGAGGACACGTGGTGCCAAGGCTATTCGGAGCCCGGTGCAGGTTCGGACCTGGCCTCGCTCAAGACGCGGGCGGTGCGCTCGGGCGACCACTACATCGTGAATGGCACCAAGATATGGACCACGTTGGCGCACAAGGCCAACCGGATGTTCGCCCTGGTTAGAACCGATGACGCGGGACGCAAGCAGGAGGGCATCAGCTTTCTGCTGATCGACATGGACACGCCCGGGATCACGGTGCGCCCGATCCAGACGATTGGCGGGGACCACGAGGTCAACCAGGTGTTCTTCGACGATGTCCGGGTGCCACAGTCCCATCGGGTGGGCGCCGAAGGCGAGGGCTGGCGAACGGGGAAGTACCTGCTGGAGTTCGAACGCGGTGGCGGACCGGCCGCAAGCAAGATCCTTTATGCGCTGCGCCAGATCGTGCGCGAGGCGCGAGAAGCGCACGGTGGCGAGGCCCTGCAGGACCCTGCCATCGCCGCGGCCATCACGGAGGCGTCGATCGACATCGAGGCGCTGAACATGACGGAGTTGCGCCTCATGACGGCGCTTCAGGCGGGCCAGAATCCGGGGCCGATGTCGTCCTTGCTCAAGCTGCGCGTGAGCCAGCTGCACCAGCAGGTGGCAAGGATCGGCGTCATGGTGTTGGGCGACGACGCCTTGCCATGGGAGGCCCAGCGACCGCTGCACCCGCTGGACCACGAACCGGCGACGAACCTGGCAGTGGTTCCGCTGGTCTCCAGATACCTCAACACCCGCGCGTACACGATCTTTGGCGGATCCGCGGAAATCCAGCACGAGATCATCGCCCGCGCGGTGTGTGGTGCTTGA
- a CDS encoding acyl-CoA dehydrogenase family protein encodes MDFALDEEQRLLQDSVRRYVDTRYTFDRRRQIEASPSGWSQEVWTDFADFGWLALPLPAEEGGLGGSLVDVAVLTEQFGRTLVLEPYVSTVILGGGLLATLGDPTQRRTWLPRIAGGELRLAFAHAEPNTRHQMHCVEARATRVDGGWRLHGAKKTVLDAMAAHALLVSARIDGAADDAQGIGVFVVPRPQQGLVEKAFITVEGRRACHLSLEGVVVDDNARLRGASDAGMAIDTCCDQARIVCTADAVGCMDALLAATVAYTRTRVQFGQPLASYQVLRHRMADMSVACEEARSMLLHALLMAAASPPDRARAVSAAMHKVVRCARFVAEQAVQLHGAMGVTDEVTVGAWLKRLLAYESQHGTLSYHAQRHARLSDWALQGAAA; translated from the coding sequence ATGGACTTCGCACTGGATGAGGAGCAGCGGCTGCTGCAGGACAGCGTTCGGCGGTATGTGGACACACGCTATACCTTCGATCGCAGACGACAGATCGAAGCCTCGCCGAGCGGCTGGAGCCAGGAGGTCTGGACGGACTTCGCCGACTTCGGCTGGCTCGCGCTGCCACTGCCGGCAGAGGAGGGCGGGCTCGGTGGAAGCCTGGTCGATGTCGCGGTCTTGACCGAGCAGTTCGGCCGCACGCTGGTGTTGGAGCCGTACGTGTCGACCGTGATCCTGGGGGGTGGTCTGCTGGCAACCCTCGGTGATCCGACGCAGCGTCGGACATGGTTGCCTCGGATCGCGGGCGGTGAACTCCGGCTGGCGTTCGCACACGCGGAACCGAACACCCGGCACCAGATGCATTGCGTGGAAGCCCGTGCGACGCGGGTCGATGGCGGATGGCGCCTGCACGGTGCCAAGAAGACCGTCCTGGATGCCATGGCAGCCCATGCGCTGCTGGTGTCCGCGCGGATCGACGGAGCTGCGGACGATGCCCAGGGCATCGGCGTGTTTGTGGTGCCGAGACCGCAGCAGGGGCTGGTGGAGAAAGCCTTCATCACGGTCGAAGGGCGCCGCGCTTGCCACCTGAGCCTGGAAGGCGTTGTCGTGGACGACAACGCCCGTCTGCGCGGTGCGAGTGACGCCGGGATGGCCATCGACACGTGTTGCGACCAGGCCCGCATCGTCTGCACGGCCGATGCCGTCGGCTGCATGGACGCGTTGTTGGCCGCGACCGTGGCGTACACCCGCACGCGCGTGCAGTTTGGCCAGCCGTTGGCGTCGTACCAGGTGCTTCGCCATCGCATGGCGGACATGTCCGTTGCCTGTGAGGAAGCGCGCTCGATGCTGCTGCACGCCTTGCTGATGGCAGCGGCTTCGCCACCCGACCGCGCTCGCGCGGTGTCGGCCGCGATGCACAAGGTGGTGCGCTGCGCACGCTTTGTCGCCGAGCAGGCGGTGCAACTTCACGGTGCCATGGGTGTGACTGACGAGGTGACGGTGGGCGCCTGGCTCAAGCGCTTGCTGGCCTACGAGTCGCAGCATGGGACGCTCTCCTACCATGCCCAGCGCCACGCGCGTCTGAGCGATTGGGCTCTTCAAGGAGCCGCCGCATGA
- a CDS encoding enoyl-CoA hydratase — protein MSTENFSTLRYELAAPGVARVVMDRPSHRNAQNVQMSYELSEAFDRAVQDDEVKVIVLAASDPHFSAGHDLSGDGAVRLGETQPAIGTWGGFKKPGVEGRYAREQEIFLQNTRRWRNLSKPTIAAVQGKCIAGGLMLAWICDLIVASDDAVFSDPTVAMGVCGVEWFAHPWELGPRKAKEFLFTADSWTAEEAHRLGMVNRVVPRAELQDHVLALAQQIARKPAFSLQITKQAVNSAVDQMGQQQAIDQAFVLHQLGHANNMLKFGSIIDPSGMPSAIKKSVY, from the coding sequence ATGAGCACCGAAAACTTTTCCACGCTCCGTTACGAACTCGCGGCGCCAGGTGTCGCCCGCGTGGTGATGGACCGGCCCAGCCACCGCAATGCGCAGAACGTGCAGATGTCGTACGAACTCAGCGAGGCATTCGACCGTGCGGTGCAGGACGATGAGGTGAAAGTCATCGTTCTGGCCGCGAGCGACCCGCACTTCTCCGCAGGGCACGACCTGAGCGGCGACGGTGCCGTTCGCCTGGGCGAGACGCAGCCCGCGATCGGCACCTGGGGCGGGTTCAAGAAGCCCGGTGTAGAAGGCCGCTATGCGCGTGAGCAGGAGATCTTTCTGCAGAACACCCGCCGTTGGCGCAACCTTTCGAAGCCGACCATCGCGGCCGTTCAGGGCAAGTGCATCGCCGGTGGCCTGATGCTGGCGTGGATCTGCGATCTGATCGTGGCCAGCGACGATGCCGTGTTCTCCGACCCGACGGTCGCCATGGGGGTGTGCGGCGTCGAATGGTTCGCCCATCCATGGGAACTCGGACCGCGCAAGGCCAAGGAATTCCTGTTCACGGCCGACAGCTGGACCGCCGAGGAGGCTCACCGTCTGGGCATGGTCAACCGCGTGGTGCCGCGCGCCGAGCTGCAAGACCATGTGCTGGCGCTGGCGCAGCAGATCGCGCGCAAGCCGGCTTTCTCACTGCAGATCACCAAGCAGGCGGTCAATAGCGCCGTGGACCAGATGGGGCAGCAGCAGGCCATCGACCAGGCGTTCGTGCTGCACCAACTGGGTCACGCCAACAACATGCTGAAGTTCGGCTCGATCATCGATCCCAGCGGCATGCCTTCGGCCATCAAGAAAAGCGTGTACTGA
- a CDS encoding Bug family tripartite tricarboxylate transporter substrate binding protein yields MRALKFKMAIAGAAVAMAASLAHAEYPERPLRIYVATAAGGGADLVIRAIAEKAQQFLGQPIVIENRTGGAAGSVATQALLASPPDGYAAVYQTTTMAILPSLTKLPFDPEELVPVIRTGSSPYAIVVASNFPAKNFDEFVAYAKSRPGKLNCSTIGVGSAPHLALELLLKEANIDIVHVPYRGFALAYPDLRTGRIDCSIEPPLSLTNYVRSGDLRALGVTQKMPAAEVPDAFPIATKYPGVDVQGWGGIFVSKKVPKAVVDRLHADLAKAIRDPAVAKRLVELGVQSDAEPAEVFAATIEADRKRYADIVKARNIKLP; encoded by the coding sequence ATGAGAGCTTTGAAATTCAAGATGGCCATTGCCGGCGCCGCTGTGGCAATGGCTGCATCGCTGGCGCACGCGGAGTATCCCGAGCGGCCGCTGCGCATCTATGTCGCCACGGCCGCCGGTGGCGGGGCCGACCTGGTCATCCGCGCGATTGCTGAAAAAGCGCAGCAGTTCCTGGGACAGCCCATCGTGATCGAAAACCGCACCGGCGGCGCGGCAGGCTCCGTGGCCACTCAGGCGCTGCTCGCTTCACCGCCCGATGGCTACGCCGCTGTGTACCAAACCACCACCATGGCGATCCTGCCGTCGTTGACGAAGTTGCCCTTCGACCCGGAGGAACTGGTCCCGGTGATCCGCACGGGCAGTTCACCCTACGCCATCGTGGTCGCGTCGAACTTCCCGGCCAAGAATTTCGATGAGTTCGTGGCGTATGCGAAGAGCCGTCCGGGCAAGCTCAACTGCTCCACCATCGGAGTCGGCTCGGCACCGCACCTTGCATTGGAGTTGCTGTTGAAAGAGGCGAACATCGATATCGTGCACGTGCCCTACCGAGGCTTCGCGCTGGCCTACCCCGACTTGCGCACCGGACGTATCGACTGCAGCATCGAGCCTCCGCTGTCGCTCACGAACTATGTGCGCTCAGGAGACTTGCGTGCCCTTGGTGTCACGCAAAAGATGCCCGCAGCCGAGGTCCCCGATGCGTTCCCCATCGCGACGAAATATCCCGGCGTGGACGTGCAAGGCTGGGGCGGCATCTTCGTGTCGAAGAAGGTGCCCAAGGCCGTGGTGGATCGCCTGCATGCCGACCTGGCCAAGGCGATCCGCGACCCTGCTGTCGCCAAGCGGCTCGTGGAGTTGGGCGTTCAGTCGGACGCCGAGCCGGCCGAGGTCTTTGCCGCCACCATCGAAGCCGACCGCAAGCGCTATGCCGACATCGTGAAGGCCCGCAACATCAAGTTGCCCTGA
- a CDS encoding enoyl-CoA hydratase/isomerase family protein: protein MSLTSFVPHIPLEEYSERLKEHFVMRRENGILEVRFHTLGKEALWGFELHRALPQMFQYVGQDPENECMILTGTGDHWIKTGDGASFKAVEDDPETRVNSIYDLWYVDGTRLVENVLWGRNFPIISVINGPGFHTEFGLLCDLTIAADDTLFWERHYCGGMAPGDGQFLVYQQLLGTKRAAHAMYTRYQGIPANEALEWGLINEVHPREKLLPRAWELAHLILQQDRIVRRMTVEIVRRPWKRLMTDDFAMHFAHECFAAAVHKSDHAENYERYKKDWGAGVEKSVDR from the coding sequence ATGTCATTGACGAGTTTTGTTCCTCACATTCCTTTGGAGGAATACAGCGAGAGGTTGAAAGAGCACTTTGTGATGCGCCGCGAGAACGGCATCCTGGAAGTCCGCTTCCATACCCTGGGCAAGGAGGCGCTCTGGGGTTTCGAACTGCACCGTGCCCTGCCTCAGATGTTCCAGTACGTAGGCCAGGACCCGGAGAACGAATGCATGATCCTAACGGGGACCGGCGACCACTGGATCAAGACGGGCGATGGCGCCAGCTTCAAAGCCGTCGAGGACGATCCGGAGACACGGGTCAACTCGATCTACGACCTCTGGTATGTCGACGGCACCCGCCTGGTCGAGAACGTGCTTTGGGGGCGCAACTTCCCCATCATCTCCGTGATCAACGGGCCGGGATTCCACACCGAATTCGGCCTGCTGTGCGACCTCACGATCGCCGCCGACGATACGCTGTTCTGGGAACGGCACTACTGTGGAGGCATGGCGCCTGGCGATGGACAGTTTCTGGTGTACCAGCAGCTGCTTGGGACCAAGCGCGCCGCGCATGCGATGTACACGCGTTACCAGGGCATTCCCGCCAATGAAGCGCTGGAGTGGGGCCTGATCAACGAGGTCCATCCGCGCGAGAAGCTGTTGCCCCGTGCATGGGAGTTGGCGCATCTCATCCTGCAGCAGGACCGCATCGTGCGCCGCATGACGGTGGAGATCGTGCGCCGTCCGTGGAAGCGCCTGATGACCGACGACTTCGCCATGCACTTCGCCCACGAATGCTTCGCCGCGGCCGTGCACAAGTCGGACCACGCGGAGAACTACGAACGCTACAAGAAGGACTGGGGAGCCGGTGTCGAGAAGTCTGTAGATCGCTGA
- a CDS encoding LuxR C-terminal-related transcriptional regulator, translating into MHKPSLALKVIAPKIRRGFVFRLRLEKFFRLHDETRVLLVEAPAGFGKTVLLAQWRRAAMAAGAPVAWVTLAERDTALDVVEAIALAIQQATGRHRFAFDALASSEALEHADGAVSHLAAEWAALANPPLLVLDDFERVTDARAQAVLLQLVRQLPDHCRLLVGTRPLQERDWVADLQSYGHLAQLTQKDLAFTLEESFEFLCAQCPQYVDSNLFARLHRLTEGWPVGLEIAAARLKVAPPHEAALMDAQTQAQGASAFLLKKATANLSPRARQFLLEVSLLDHFCVSLCAAIDDQPDVATVIDELRAGSGLLIEGEGSEWFRLHQLALEPLRKEAHGLPAVRLRHWHARAARWFADRGYWDAAAHHAFAAPDQALAIECVKNGILATHRAGKLELVSDWLERLPESEVMQSVDLRLSVARSWAVAGGGERARCLVADLLSHGCESIRYKAALVCGSAAVHADDPDAAQHCIAPWPLEPPTDDVAWRLPFFSMRHWLDETSGRHGPLGSAATWPVSFTGTGEAALTEALAHQLKAVGYLNEGQPVLALELLSPVLAWVEELLGRRSGPAVLLGGTMAFAACELGDAARARLLLADRHDLIDPGLLPGGCALATVAAATLARVDGQEHRALSILETFRKRAAARALTRNEAVALGELIRLHAVAGRSTTVEALLNELLQVSERPAARGLCEGDVVLQLHLAQARGAMLRRHWKSAHRSAQQATERAQHMGRRRVELEARLVRAAIAWHESGTVEADLADAASSAVSLKLQRLLLEVDPVLEPFLSAQTSPAPAASAQTPMAQALPRQAATLLTQREQEVLTLLAKGMSNKEIANCLELGDGTVKWHVKNLFTKLEAGDRRTAVGRARRLGLIE; encoded by the coding sequence GTGCACAAGCCGTCTCTCGCGCTGAAGGTCATTGCACCCAAGATCCGAAGAGGGTTCGTCTTTCGCTTGCGGTTGGAGAAGTTCTTTAGGCTTCACGACGAGACCCGGGTGCTGCTCGTGGAAGCCCCTGCCGGGTTTGGCAAGACCGTGTTGTTGGCGCAATGGCGGCGCGCGGCCATGGCCGCAGGTGCGCCGGTCGCTTGGGTGACGCTGGCCGAACGGGACACCGCCCTGGATGTGGTCGAGGCCATTGCCCTGGCCATCCAACAGGCGACGGGGCGCCACCGTTTTGCGTTTGACGCGCTGGCCTCGAGCGAAGCCCTCGAGCATGCCGATGGCGCTGTGTCCCACCTCGCGGCCGAGTGGGCGGCTCTCGCGAATCCTCCCTTGCTCGTGCTGGACGACTTCGAGCGCGTCACAGACGCGCGCGCCCAGGCGGTCTTGCTCCAGTTGGTCCGGCAACTCCCAGACCATTGCAGGTTGCTGGTCGGCACCCGCCCTCTGCAGGAACGCGATTGGGTGGCAGACCTGCAGTCCTATGGCCATCTGGCTCAGCTCACGCAGAAGGACCTTGCCTTCACGCTGGAGGAATCCTTCGAATTCCTTTGCGCCCAGTGCCCGCAATATGTCGACTCCAATCTGTTCGCCCGGCTTCACCGGCTCACGGAAGGCTGGCCCGTCGGATTGGAGATCGCGGCCGCGCGTCTGAAGGTGGCCCCACCGCACGAGGCCGCCCTGATGGATGCGCAGACGCAGGCACAAGGTGCCAGTGCGTTTCTCCTCAAGAAGGCCACGGCCAATCTGTCTCCACGTGCGCGGCAGTTTCTGCTGGAGGTGTCCTTGCTGGATCACTTCTGCGTTTCCCTGTGCGCGGCCATCGACGATCAACCCGACGTGGCGACCGTGATCGACGAATTGCGCGCGGGCTCCGGCCTCCTGATAGAGGGTGAGGGAAGTGAGTGGTTCCGGCTGCACCAGTTGGCGTTGGAGCCGCTGCGCAAGGAGGCGCATGGACTGCCGGCCGTCCGGTTGCGCCACTGGCACGCGAGGGCGGCGCGGTGGTTCGCCGACCGCGGGTACTGGGATGCGGCAGCCCATCACGCGTTCGCGGCCCCCGACCAGGCACTGGCGATCGAGTGCGTGAAGAACGGCATTCTTGCCACCCACCGCGCAGGCAAGTTGGAGCTTGTCTCCGACTGGCTGGAACGGCTTCCCGAATCCGAGGTGATGCAATCGGTCGACCTGCGCTTGTCGGTCGCCCGCAGTTGGGCCGTGGCGGGGGGCGGCGAGCGGGCCAGGTGCCTGGTGGCGGACCTGTTGTCGCATGGCTGCGAATCGATCCGGTACAAGGCCGCGCTCGTCTGTGGCAGTGCCGCTGTCCATGCCGACGATCCCGATGCGGCGCAGCACTGCATCGCGCCGTGGCCTCTGGAGCCACCCACCGACGACGTGGCCTGGCGCCTGCCGTTCTTCAGCATGCGCCACTGGCTGGACGAGACCTCCGGCCGTCATGGGCCGCTGGGCAGTGCTGCCACGTGGCCTGTGTCCTTCACCGGGACGGGCGAGGCCGCCTTGACCGAGGCCTTGGCGCACCAACTCAAGGCGGTGGGCTACCTGAACGAGGGACAGCCCGTTCTCGCGCTGGAACTGTTGTCGCCGGTGCTCGCATGGGTGGAGGAACTGCTGGGTCGCCGAAGCGGCCCGGCGGTGCTGCTGGGCGGGACGATGGCGTTCGCCGCGTGCGAACTCGGCGATGCCGCGCGCGCCCGCTTGCTCCTGGCCGACCGGCATGACCTGATCGATCCCGGGCTGCTGCCGGGGGGCTGCGCGTTGGCCACGGTCGCTGCCGCCACCCTGGCGCGGGTCGATGGACAGGAACATCGCGCACTCAGCATCCTGGAAACCTTTCGCAAGCGTGCCGCGGCCCGAGCGCTCACGCGCAACGAAGCCGTGGCCCTGGGTGAACTGATCCGGTTGCACGCGGTTGCAGGGCGTTCCACCACCGTCGAAGCCCTGTTGAACGAGTTGCTGCAGGTGAGCGAACGGCCGGCGGCGCGTGGTCTGTGCGAGGGCGATGTCGTGTTGCAGTTGCACCTTGCGCAAGCGCGCGGGGCGATGCTGCGTAGGCATTGGAAGTCCGCGCACCGCTCGGCGCAGCAGGCCACGGAACGCGCCCAGCACATGGGCAGGCGCCGTGTCGAACTGGAGGCGCGCCTTGTGCGGGCGGCGATCGCCTGGCACGAATCGGGCACGGTCGAGGCCGATCTCGCCGACGCGGCCAGCTCTGCGGTGTCCTTGAAACTGCAGCGGTTGTTGCTGGAGGTGGACCCGGTGCTGGAGCCATTCCTGTCCGCTCAGACCTCACCAGCACCTGCTGCGTCGGCCCAGACACCGATGGCGCAAGCGCTCCCCAGGCAGGCCGCCACGCTGCTGACGCAACGTGAGCAGGAGGTCCTCACGCTCCTGGCAAAGGGCATGAGCAACAAGGAGATTGCGAATTGCCTTGAGCTGGGGGACGGGACGGTGAAATGGCACGTCAAGAACCTGTTCACCAAACTGGAGGCGGGCGATCGCCGCACGGCGGTGGGGCGCGCCAGGCGGCTGGGGTTGATCGAGTAA